A single genomic interval of Dromiciops gliroides isolate mDroGli1 chromosome 1, mDroGli1.pri, whole genome shotgun sequence harbors:
- the NUDT16L1 gene encoding tudor-interacting repair regulator protein isoform X2: MQMRFDGLLGFPGGFVDRRYWSLEDGLNRVLGLGLGYLRLTEADYLSSHLTEGPHRVVAHLYARQLTLEELHAVEISAVHSRDHGLEVLGLVRVPLYTQKDRVGGFPNFLSNAFISTAKHQLLFALKVLNMMPEDKLAEALAAATEKQKKALEQQQTASS; encoded by the exons ATGCAGATGCGCTTTGATGGGCTCCTTGGCTTCCCTGGGGGGTTTGTGGATCGCCGGTACTGGTCCCTGGAAGACGGGCTCAATCGGGTGCTGGGCTTAGGCTTGGGCTACCTGCGCCTGACGGAGGCGGACTACCTGAGCTCGCATCTCACCGAGGGCCCCCACCGCGTCGTGGCCCACCTCTACGCCAGGCAGCTCACCCTGGAGGAGCTGCACGCGGTTGAGATCAGTGCAGTGCACTCCCGGGATCACGGGCTGGAG GTGCTGGGCCTGGTCCGGGTTCCCCTGTACACCCAGAAGGATCGAGTTGGTGGGTTCCCCAACTTCCTTAGCAATGCCTTCATCAGCACTGCCAAGCACCAGCTGCTCTTTGCCCTGAAGGTGCTGAACATGATGCCTGAGGATAAGCTGGCTGAGGCCTTGGCTGCTGCtactgaaaaacagaaaaaagcctTGGAGCAACAGCAGACAGCTTCATCATGA
- the NUDT16L1 gene encoding tudor-interacting repair regulator protein isoform X1 produces MSASRVPELKQISRGEAMRLGPGWSHSCHAMLYAANPGQLFGRIPMRFSVLMQMRFDGLLGFPGGFVDRRYWSLEDGLNRVLGLGLGYLRLTEADYLSSHLTEGPHRVVAHLYARQLTLEELHAVEISAVHSRDHGLEVLGLVRVPLYTQKDRVGGFPNFLSNAFISTAKHQLLFALKVLNMMPEDKLAEALAAATEKQKKALEQQQTASS; encoded by the exons ATGTCGGCTTCGCGGGTGCCGGAGCTGAAGCAGATCAGCCGCGGGGAGGCTATGCGTCTCGGGCCGGGCTGGAGCCACTCTTGCCACGCCATGCTGTACGCAGCCAATCCCGGACAGTTGTTCGGGCGGATCCCTATGCGTTTCTCGGTTCTG ATGCAGATGCGCTTTGATGGGCTCCTTGGCTTCCCTGGGGGGTTTGTGGATCGCCGGTACTGGTCCCTGGAAGACGGGCTCAATCGGGTGCTGGGCTTAGGCTTGGGCTACCTGCGCCTGACGGAGGCGGACTACCTGAGCTCGCATCTCACCGAGGGCCCCCACCGCGTCGTGGCCCACCTCTACGCCAGGCAGCTCACCCTGGAGGAGCTGCACGCGGTTGAGATCAGTGCAGTGCACTCCCGGGATCACGGGCTGGAG GTGCTGGGCCTGGTCCGGGTTCCCCTGTACACCCAGAAGGATCGAGTTGGTGGGTTCCCCAACTTCCTTAGCAATGCCTTCATCAGCACTGCCAAGCACCAGCTGCTCTTTGCCCTGAAGGTGCTGAACATGATGCCTGAGGATAAGCTGGCTGAGGCCTTGGCTGCTGCtactgaaaaacagaaaaaagcctTGGAGCAACAGCAGACAGCTTCATCATGA